A region from the Actinoplanes sp. OR16 genome encodes:
- the rpmF gene encoding 50S ribosomal protein L32: protein MAVPKRKMSRSNTRSRRANWKATAVVTAACPQCKSPKLPHAACSVCGTYNGRQVLEV, encoded by the coding sequence GTGGCCGTCCCGAAGCGCAAGATGTCGCGCAGCAACACCCGCTCGCGCCGGGCCAACTGGAAGGCGACTGCGGTGGTCACCGCGGCGTGCCCCCAGTGCAAGTCGCCGAAGCTGCCGCACGCCGCCTGCTCGGTCTGCGGCACCTACAACGGCCGCCAGGTCCTCGAGGTCTGA
- a CDS encoding DUF177 domain-containing protein: MPKSPQSHLDPRQPLVVDTTKLPRQPGATRALNRVVPAPADLGLELITVQEGSDLTLDMSMTSVSEGVYISGTVRGSLSGECGRCLNEIGTPFEVSLAELFAYAESTTEETTDDDEVGRMQGDLLDLEPAVRDAIVLMLPTNPLCRPDCPGLCPECGVHFDELPADHSHEDVDPRWAALRNMTAESPEAAAPQQEQSFKE, from the coding sequence TGGATCCCAGGCAGCCGCTTGTCGTCGACACGACGAAGCTTCCCCGGCAGCCTGGTGCGACGCGTGCCCTGAATCGGGTGGTGCCGGCGCCGGCAGACCTCGGTCTGGAGTTGATCACGGTCCAGGAGGGTTCCGACCTCACGCTCGACATGAGCATGACGTCGGTGTCCGAGGGGGTCTACATCAGCGGCACTGTTCGTGGCTCGCTCTCGGGCGAGTGCGGCCGGTGCCTGAACGAGATCGGCACGCCGTTCGAGGTCTCCCTCGCGGAGCTGTTCGCCTATGCGGAGAGCACCACCGAGGAGACGACCGACGACGACGAAGTGGGGCGGATGCAGGGTGACCTGCTCGATCTGGAGCCGGCAGTCCGGGACGCGATCGTCCTGATGCTGCCGACCAACCCGCTCTGCCGGCCGGACTGCCCAGGGTTGTGCCCCGAGTGTGGGGTGCACTTCGACGAACTCCCGGCGGATCACAGCCATGAGGATGTCGATCCCCGCTGGGCCGCTTTGCGCAACATGACAGCTGAGTCGCCTGAGGCGGCTGCGCCGCAACAAGAGCAATCTTTTAAGGAGTAG